In Lysobacter lycopersici, a genomic segment contains:
- a CDS encoding phosphoethanolamine transferase, which translates to MIRSRPALRANTVLLLAALFLLLAANSRFWHVVLPLAPAGFAGAGFVLAFAALLLVLVAILLLPLSFKPLFKPWLGFVLFVAAGAAYFMDHYGAVVDRFAVQSVAETNLQEGGEWLSWKMLWTLLGLFALPLAALCWVRIDWQPFRRELWSRVKLALGLALVLALAAGLGGRQVAPTLRNHRELGHLANPVAVLSATLSYAHELHHTVNVVAAPLGRDARRADGMAAGGKPVVFVLVLGESARAASFSLDGYARDTNPELSKLPIDYFGNVHSCGTDTAVSVPCMFSNLGRSDYKESKAAASENVLDILSHAGYRVTWYDNNTGSKGVAKRLDERDEYNGQDPRFCGKAGCFDELLVENLRAELGAKTDDRVVVLHTKGSHGPAYYQRYPDAFARFQPACTTNELQRCPREQIINAYDNTILYTDHIVARAIRALRDDDKVDSALLYISDHGESTGENGLYLHGAPYLIAPESQTHIPMLLWMSDGFRARRGSDAACIAARRGAELSQDNLFDSLLGLLGVRTTAYRPALDAFAGCAKATAAQPAH; encoded by the coding sequence ATGATCCGCAGCCGCCCGGCGCTGCGCGCCAACACCGTGCTGCTGCTGGCGGCCCTGTTCCTGCTGCTCGCCGCCAACAGCCGCTTCTGGCATGTGGTGCTGCCGCTGGCCCCGGCGGGGTTCGCCGGCGCGGGCTTCGTCCTCGCGTTCGCCGCGTTGCTGTTGGTGCTGGTCGCGATCCTGCTGCTGCCGCTGAGCTTCAAACCGCTGTTCAAGCCGTGGCTCGGCTTCGTGCTGTTCGTCGCCGCCGGCGCCGCGTATTTCATGGACCACTATGGTGCGGTGGTGGATCGCTTCGCCGTGCAGAGCGTCGCCGAGACCAACCTGCAGGAAGGCGGCGAATGGCTCTCCTGGAAGATGTTGTGGACCCTGCTCGGCCTGTTCGCGCTGCCGCTGGCGGCGCTGTGCTGGGTCCGCATCGACTGGCAGCCGTTCCGGCGCGAGCTGTGGTCGCGGGTCAAACTGGCGCTGGGACTGGCGCTGGTGCTGGCGTTGGCCGCAGGGCTCGGCGGCCGCCAGGTCGCCCCGACCCTGCGCAACCATCGCGAACTCGGCCACCTCGCCAATCCGGTGGCGGTGCTCTCGGCAACCCTGTCCTATGCGCATGAACTGCACCACACGGTGAACGTGGTCGCCGCGCCGCTCGGCCGCGATGCGCGGCGCGCCGACGGCATGGCCGCCGGCGGCAAGCCGGTGGTGTTCGTGCTGGTGCTGGGCGAGTCCGCGCGCGCGGCCAGCTTCTCGCTCGACGGCTACGCGCGCGATACCAACCCCGAGCTTTCGAAGCTGCCGATCGATTATTTCGGCAACGTGCATTCCTGCGGCACCGATACCGCGGTCTCGGTGCCATGCATGTTCTCCAACCTCGGCCGTTCGGACTACAAGGAATCGAAGGCGGCGGCGAGCGAAAATGTGCTCGACATCCTCTCCCACGCCGGCTACCGCGTGACCTGGTACGACAACAACACCGGCAGCAAGGGCGTGGCCAAGCGCCTGGACGAACGCGACGAATACAACGGCCAGGACCCGCGCTTCTGCGGCAAGGCCGGCTGCTTCGACGAACTGCTGGTCGAAAACCTGCGCGCCGAGCTTGGCGCGAAGACCGACGACCGGGTCGTCGTCCTGCACACCAAGGGCAGCCACGGCCCTGCCTACTACCAGCGTTATCCGGATGCGTTCGCGCGCTTCCAGCCGGCGTGCACGACCAACGAACTGCAGCGCTGCCCACGCGAGCAGATCATCAACGCCTACGACAACACCATCCTCTACACCGACCACATCGTGGCCCGCGCGATCCGGGCGCTGCGGGACGACGACAAGGTCGATTCCGCCCTGCTCTACATTTCCGACCATGGCGAATCCACCGGCGAAAACGGCCTGTACCTGCACGGCGCGCCCTACCTGATCGCGCCCGAATCGCAGACGCACATCCCGATGCTGCTGTGGATGTCCGACGGATTCCGCGCGCGGCGCGGGTCGGACGCGGCCTGCATCGCCGCAAGGCGCGGCGCGGAACTGTCGCAGGACAACCTGTTCGACAGCCTGCTCGGCCTGCTGGGCGTGCGCACGACGGCCTACCGGCCGGCGCTGGATGCGTTCGCGGGATGCGCGAAAGCCACGGCGGCGCAGCCCGCGCATTAA
- a CDS encoding YcgL domain-containing protein: protein MLAYVYKSLKKADTYVYLAARDDFARLPEPLRTQLGALQFVLDVDLAPGRKLAQEDPDVVRGNLASRGFHLQFPPTMADPMSEDWGTDA, encoded by the coding sequence ATGCTGGCCTACGTCTACAAGAGCCTGAAAAAGGCCGATACCTACGTCTACCTCGCCGCGCGCGACGATTTCGCCCGCCTGCCCGAACCGCTGCGCACGCAGCTCGGCGCGTTGCAGTTCGTGCTCGATGTCGACCTCGCTCCGGGCCGCAAGCTCGCGCAGGAAGACCCCGACGTGGTGCGCGGCAACCTCGCGTCGCGCGGCTTCCACCTTCAGTTCCCGCCGACCATGGCCGATCCGATGAGCGAAGACTGGGGCACCGATGCCTGA
- the hemF gene encoding oxygen-dependent coproporphyrinogen oxidase, whose amino-acid sequence MSALPDIAVVRDYLTSLQDRICAAIEAADGSAKFAEDAWTRNEGGGGRTRILRDGAVFEQAGIGFSDVSGTRLPPSASAARPELAGTSWRAVGVSLVFHPRNPYLPTTHANVRHFRAERDGETVAWWFGGGFDLTPFHPFDEDVLHWHRTARDLCAPFGDARYAEHKRWCDEYFFLRHRGETRGVGGLFFDDLHTDFDADFAYLRAVGDGFLDAYLPIVERRKDTPYGERERAFQLYRRGRYVEFNLVYDRGTLFGLQSGGRSESILMSLPPLVRWEYGYAPEAGSDEARLGDYLRPRDWLSELSSES is encoded by the coding sequence ATGAGCGCCCTGCCCGACATCGCCGTCGTCCGCGACTACCTGACCAGCTTGCAGGACCGGATCTGCGCCGCGATCGAAGCCGCCGACGGTTCGGCCAAATTCGCCGAGGACGCGTGGACGCGCAACGAAGGCGGCGGCGGGCGCACCCGTATCCTGCGCGACGGCGCGGTGTTCGAACAGGCCGGCATCGGCTTCTCCGACGTGTCCGGCACGCGCTTGCCGCCCTCGGCCAGCGCGGCGCGACCGGAACTCGCCGGCACTTCGTGGCGTGCGGTCGGCGTGTCGCTGGTGTTCCATCCGCGCAATCCCTACCTGCCGACCACCCACGCCAACGTGCGCCACTTCCGCGCCGAACGCGACGGCGAGACGGTGGCGTGGTGGTTCGGCGGCGGTTTCGACCTGACCCCGTTCCATCCGTTCGACGAGGACGTGCTGCACTGGCACCGCACCGCGCGTGACCTGTGCGCGCCCTTCGGCGATGCTCGCTACGCGGAACACAAGCGCTGGTGCGACGAATACTTCTTCCTCAGGCATCGCGGCGAAACCCGCGGCGTCGGCGGCCTGTTCTTCGACGACCTGCACACCGATTTCGACGCCGACTTCGCCTACCTGCGCGCAGTTGGCGACGGGTTCCTCGACGCCTACCTGCCCATCGTCGAACGCCGCAAGGACACGCCATACGGCGAACGCGAGCGCGCGTTCCAGCTGTACCGGCGCGGACGCTACGTCGAGTTCAACCTGGTCTACGACCGCGGCACCCTGTTCGGCCTGCAATCGGGCGGGCGCAGCGAATCGATCCTGATGAGCCTGCCGCCGCTGGTGCGCTGGGAATACGGCTACGCGCCGGAAGCCGGCAGCGACGAAGCGCGGCTGGGGGACTACCTGCGCCCGCGCGACTGGTTGTCGGAACTGTCGTCCGAAAGCTGA
- a CDS encoding ankyrin repeat domain-containing protein, whose translation MPERNGNLRAIALGAGALLAAAATAFGGIAAAACGWLAQPLFALLLRGRDAPFAWADLLALAQRWGVALLVAGLLLAWPLASLVFKPGLGGVFGLSAAFGLGLVSLWHGWSAWHRAEIAGPASRLRDEAPPWTSWHGLGVACAVALVLASVVLLAWPDALSASARHALAMVCVVAWPALHWWMQREVAPARTAEVAGERESVGEAGSESVETVHAPEAFAPIAAAPAPDLAPELYAAARGGRVERALELLEAGADAHALPPADDRDQRVLPVLAAVLPDLRLLRALIACGVDLNQAHAGMTPLLAATRDSWHGRPEAVMTLLANGADARGRDRDGNTPLHHAARSSDPGVAALLRDSGAELDARNDEGVTPLGVACACGNWRLARFLLELGAKPEAADAAPALLSAAGGDDDDASGVQLLLKHKARVDSRDAHGRGALHAAARAGHPGIVHALLEAGADARARDGDGRTPLLDAAEGGNVAVVDALHVAGAEVAAVDHEGRGALAIAALAELPSTATVRRLLELGADPHHAALDGRTPVDIAAAAGRWSLVSLFDPDYPLPASVGGDNAQAPPDRTPQSLLRDGLVERQPEGLDALARLLGPRELGELLHEPRLALRTDALAWLLAHGADAETRDADGSVPVFALLARGPEALPALQLYLRRAASPAGRGGLARFLAACVSGEHTASSQQQFALDLLDRGADPFGNSEAGDPPLALAVRLGWPQLCSRLVAIGVDLDARDAHGMAALHLAAALGRESALKQLVAAGARPDILAADGQTPLGVALSGGRRDLADWLDWRGWPLPRRALRAGDLPAAAIVGDTDAVRRLLELGFAIDTADAQGCTALLRAAGGGHRATTELLLARGADPQRAANTGATPLSAAVSMRHVEIVERLLDAGASLEQRLPGEVTVLMLAAALGLPDVCARLLAAGADVHAGDAQGLTPLHCAMLYGFTARERPRLLALLDTLLLAGAEPDHVAAGGVTPLLLLLGARAEPGTACDEDVLLAALDHLLDEPVSLEARDPRGFGPLHLAALHGLLRVAQRLLRAGADPDLRDALNRRPREVALMRGFVDVAAELAPPAAAQPPSMARFLRE comes from the coding sequence ATGCCTGAGCGCAACGGGAACCTGCGTGCCATCGCGCTCGGCGCGGGCGCGCTGTTGGCCGCGGCCGCGACCGCGTTCGGCGGCATCGCCGCGGCCGCCTGCGGCTGGCTGGCGCAGCCGTTGTTCGCGCTGTTGCTGCGCGGACGCGATGCGCCGTTCGCCTGGGCCGACCTGCTCGCGCTGGCGCAACGTTGGGGCGTCGCGCTGCTGGTTGCCGGCCTGCTGCTGGCCTGGCCGCTGGCGAGCCTGGTGTTCAAGCCCGGCCTTGGCGGCGTGTTCGGCCTGAGCGCGGCGTTCGGGCTCGGCCTGGTCTCGCTCTGGCATGGATGGAGCGCCTGGCATCGCGCGGAAATCGCCGGCCCCGCATCGCGCCTGCGCGACGAAGCCCCGCCGTGGACCTCGTGGCACGGCCTCGGCGTTGCCTGCGCAGTGGCGCTGGTGCTGGCGTCTGTGGTGTTGCTGGCATGGCCGGATGCGCTGTCGGCCAGTGCACGCCATGCGCTCGCGATGGTGTGCGTGGTGGCGTGGCCGGCATTGCACTGGTGGATGCAGCGCGAGGTCGCGCCCGCGCGGACTGCGGAAGTTGCCGGAGAACGTGAATCCGTCGGTGAAGCCGGATCCGAAAGCGTCGAAACCGTGCATGCGCCCGAGGCTTTCGCACCGATCGCCGCCGCGCCCGCGCCGGACCTCGCGCCCGAGTTGTACGCCGCCGCACGAGGCGGCCGGGTCGAACGCGCGCTGGAACTGCTCGAAGCCGGCGCCGACGCGCACGCGCTGCCGCCCGCGGACGATCGCGACCAGCGCGTGCTGCCGGTACTCGCCGCGGTGCTGCCGGATTTGCGCCTGCTGCGCGCCCTGATCGCGTGCGGCGTCGACCTCAACCAGGCGCATGCGGGCATGACGCCCTTGCTCGCGGCCACGCGCGACAGCTGGCACGGTCGTCCCGAGGCGGTGATGACCCTGCTCGCGAACGGCGCCGACGCGCGCGGCCGCGATCGCGACGGCAACACGCCGCTGCACCACGCCGCGCGCAGTTCCGATCCGGGCGTGGCCGCGCTGCTGCGCGATTCGGGCGCGGAACTCGATGCGCGCAACGACGAAGGCGTGACCCCGCTCGGGGTCGCCTGCGCCTGCGGAAACTGGCGGCTCGCGCGCTTCCTGCTCGAACTCGGCGCGAAACCCGAAGCCGCGGACGCGGCGCCGGCGCTGCTGTCCGCGGCCGGCGGCGACGACGACGATGCCTCCGGCGTGCAACTGCTGCTCAAGCACAAGGCGCGGGTGGATTCGCGCGACGCGCATGGACGCGGCGCGCTGCACGCGGCGGCACGCGCAGGCCATCCCGGCATCGTCCATGCCCTGCTCGAAGCCGGCGCGGATGCGCGCGCACGCGACGGCGACGGACGCACGCCGCTGCTGGACGCGGCCGAAGGCGGCAACGTCGCGGTGGTCGATGCCCTGCACGTGGCCGGCGCCGAAGTCGCGGCGGTCGACCACGAGGGTCGCGGCGCGCTCGCGATCGCCGCGCTTGCGGAGTTGCCGTCCACCGCGACGGTGCGTCGCCTGCTCGAACTCGGCGCGGATCCGCACCACGCCGCACTCGACGGACGCACGCCAGTCGACATCGCCGCAGCCGCTGGTCGCTGGTCGCTGGTTTCGCTGTTCGATCCCGACTACCCGCTGCCGGCGAGCGTCGGCGGCGACAACGCGCAGGCGCCGCCGGACCGCACGCCGCAGTCGCTGCTGCGCGATGGCCTGGTCGAACGCCAGCCCGAAGGCCTCGATGCGCTCGCGCGCCTGCTCGGCCCGCGCGAACTCGGTGAACTGCTGCACGAACCGCGGCTTGCGCTGCGCACCGACGCCCTCGCCTGGTTGCTCGCGCACGGCGCCGATGCGGAGACGCGCGATGCCGACGGCAGCGTCCCGGTGTTCGCGCTGCTCGCGCGCGGACCCGAAGCGCTGCCGGCATTGCAGCTCTACCTGCGCCGCGCGGCGTCGCCGGCGGGACGCGGCGGGCTCGCGCGTTTCCTCGCCGCATGCGTGAGTGGCGAACACACCGCTTCCTCGCAGCAGCAGTTCGCGCTCGACCTGCTCGATCGCGGCGCCGATCCGTTCGGAAACAGCGAAGCGGGCGATCCGCCGCTGGCGCTGGCGGTGCGGCTGGGTTGGCCGCAACTGTGTTCGCGCCTGGTCGCGATCGGCGTCGACCTCGACGCGCGCGATGCGCACGGCATGGCCGCGCTGCACCTGGCCGCCGCGCTCGGCCGCGAATCGGCGCTGAAGCAGCTGGTCGCCGCCGGTGCGCGCCCGGACATCCTCGCCGCGGACGGACAGACGCCGCTGGGCGTCGCCCTTTCCGGCGGTCGCCGCGACCTCGCCGACTGGCTCGACTGGCGCGGCTGGCCGTTGCCGCGTCGCGCGTTGCGCGCCGGGGACCTGCCTGCGGCGGCGATCGTCGGCGACACCGATGCGGTTCGGCGCCTGCTCGAACTCGGTTTCGCCATCGATACCGCCGATGCGCAGGGCTGCACCGCCTTGTTGCGCGCGGCCGGCGGCGGCCATCGCGCGACCACCGAATTGCTGCTCGCGCGCGGCGCCGATCCGCAACGCGCGGCCAACACCGGCGCCACGCCGTTGTCGGCGGCGGTGAGCATGCGCCACGTCGAGATCGTCGAACGCCTGCTCGATGCCGGCGCCAGCCTCGAACAGCGACTGCCCGGCGAGGTCACCGTGCTGATGCTGGCCGCGGCGCTCGGCCTGCCCGACGTGTGCGCACGCCTGCTCGCGGCCGGCGCGGACGTGCACGCCGGCGATGCGCAGGGACTGACGCCGCTGCATTGCGCCATGTTGTACGGCTTCACCGCGCGCGAACGCCCGCGCCTGCTCGCGCTGCTCGACACGCTGCTGCTGGCCGGCGCGGAACCCGACCACGTCGCGGCCGGCGGGGTGACGCCGTTATTGCTGCTGCTTGGCGCGCGCGCCGAACCCGGCACCGCCTGCGACGAGGACGTGCTCCTCGCCGCGCTCGATCACCTGCTCGACGAACCGGTGTCGCTGGAAGCGCGCGATCCGCGCGGTTTCGGCCCGCTGCACCTCGCCGCATTGCACGGATTGTTGCGCGTGGCGCAGCGTTTGCTGCGCGCTGGCGCGGATCCTGACCTGCGCGATGCGCTCAACCGCCGCCCGCGCGAGGTCGCGCTGATGCGCGGCTTCGTCGACGTCGCCGCCGAACTCGCGCCGCCAGCCGCCGCGCAGCCGCCGTCGATGGCGCGGTTTTTGAGGGAATAG
- the cydB gene encoding cytochrome d ubiquinol oxidase subunit II, protein MDYWLPIIWFGVIGFGVLMYVLLDGFVLGLGILLPFAEDEHQRDHMMNTAAPIWDGNETWLVLGGAGLLAAFPKAYALILSALYLPVLLMLVALVFRGVAFEFRFKAHRSKFLWGIAFALGSLCAAFWQGVILGAVVEGMPLAQGKYIGGMFGFFSPFAMLTGAAVVFGYALLGACWLILKTEGALQKVARTLARPLMLVVVVFMGLVSAWLPFLDSRIMARWFEGGHFWWLSPVPLLVLLNAFALWRAVMAQGRDARPFVLTLCFFGLGFAGLVLGIWPYMVPPGLTIWQAASPPSSQGFVLAGLVVLLPVILGYTWWSYRVFAGKVEADAGYH, encoded by the coding sequence ATGGACTACTGGCTTCCCATTATCTGGTTCGGCGTGATCGGCTTCGGCGTGCTGATGTACGTGCTGCTCGACGGCTTCGTGCTCGGGCTCGGCATCCTGCTGCCGTTCGCGGAGGACGAACACCAGCGCGACCACATGATGAATACCGCGGCGCCGATCTGGGACGGCAACGAAACCTGGCTGGTGCTCGGCGGTGCGGGATTGTTGGCTGCGTTCCCGAAAGCCTATGCATTGATCCTGTCCGCGCTGTACCTGCCGGTGCTGCTGATGCTGGTGGCGCTGGTGTTCCGCGGCGTGGCGTTCGAATTCCGCTTCAAGGCGCATCGCTCGAAATTCCTGTGGGGAATCGCGTTCGCGCTGGGTTCGCTGTGCGCGGCGTTCTGGCAGGGCGTGATCCTCGGCGCGGTGGTCGAAGGCATGCCACTGGCGCAGGGCAAGTACATCGGCGGGATGTTCGGCTTCTTCAGCCCGTTCGCCATGCTCACCGGCGCCGCGGTGGTGTTCGGCTATGCGCTGCTCGGCGCGTGCTGGCTGATCCTCAAGACCGAGGGCGCGCTGCAGAAGGTCGCGCGCACGCTGGCGCGGCCGCTGATGCTGGTGGTCGTGGTGTTCATGGGTCTGGTCAGCGCCTGGCTGCCGTTTCTCGACAGCCGGATCATGGCGCGCTGGTTCGAGGGCGGGCATTTCTGGTGGTTGTCGCCGGTGCCGTTGCTGGTGCTGCTGAACGCGTTCGCGCTGTGGCGCGCAGTCATGGCGCAAGGCCGCGACGCGCGCCCGTTCGTGCTCACGCTGTGCTTCTTCGGGCTGGGTTTCGCCGGACTGGTGCTCGGCATCTGGCCGTACATGGTGCCGCCGGGATTGACGATCTGGCAGGCCGCATCGCCGCCGTCCTCGCAGGGCTTCGTGCTGGCCGGGCTGGTCGTGCTGCTGCCGGTGATCCTGGGCTACACGTGGTGGTCGTACCGGGTGTTCGCCGGCAAGGTCGAGGCCGACGCCGGTTACCACTAG
- a CDS encoding S9 family peptidase, whose product MRLAPLAFAFLFVLPSAQAAEPLSLAQIMADPDWIGPSVEDAWWRWDGKAVDYTLKREGASIRDTWQQPLEPAPAEAGGTAAKVGDADRAKLDASDVAYDAGGSRMAFVRNGDVFVRDLRSGALTQLTRSNDGESRLQWGSDGALVWRGDDNAWFRWNGNVVAQAAQLEAADAPGTAPADDSLRDRQLRLMRTLADDKAQRDAAREQDETWRRADPSRAPAPLYLGKDVDIVDSSLSPDGRWLLAVTTEKGADAGKAGQLQKFVTESGYEEQEEERTRVGRNDPLPQKLWLVDVASGKVSELKFDPLPGIAADPLAALRKAAGKDALKGNRPLQVTTSGDNGDAPSIRWSGDSRNVAVMLRAIDNKDRWIASVDFADAKLQPRHRLHDDAWINWEFNEFGWLPDGRTLWYLSEESGFSHLYTLAGSSRTQLTDGKWETSQVAVSRDGKGFYFLCNRDRPIDYEVCNVPATGGAVREVTSYDGVENFVQSPDGSKLLVRHSSAYLPPQLAVVDAGGGNARELTDTRSAAFKAIDWIQPESVQVPSKHGAGAIWGKYYGPANPEPGRKYPIVMFVHGAGYLQNAELRWPDYFREQMFHNLLVQQGFVVLDLDYRASEGYGRDWRTAIYRWMGKPELEDYLDGLDWAVANRQADRDRAGIYGGSYGGFMTFVALFKAPGVFKAGAALRPVSDWTQYNHEYTSNILNTPDLDPEAYKRSSPIEYADGLRDRLLIAHGMIDDNVLFKDSVDMTQKLIELRKDNWSIAPYPMERHGFVHPDAWYDEYRRIDELFLDTLKP is encoded by the coding sequence ATGCGCCTCGCCCCGCTCGCTTTCGCCTTCCTGTTCGTCCTGCCGTCGGCGCAGGCCGCCGAACCTTTGTCTCTCGCGCAGATCATGGCCGACCCGGACTGGATCGGCCCGTCGGTGGAAGACGCCTGGTGGCGCTGGGACGGCAAGGCCGTCGACTACACGCTCAAGCGCGAAGGCGCGAGCATCCGCGACACCTGGCAGCAGCCGCTCGAGCCTGCCCCCGCGGAAGCGGGGGGCACGGCGGCGAAAGTCGGCGACGCGGATCGCGCCAAGCTCGACGCATCCGACGTGGCCTACGACGCTGGCGGTTCGCGCATGGCTTTCGTCCGCAACGGCGACGTGTTCGTGCGCGACCTGCGCAGCGGCGCCCTCACCCAGCTCACGCGCAGCAACGACGGGGAATCGCGCCTGCAGTGGGGCAGCGACGGCGCGCTGGTCTGGCGCGGCGACGACAACGCGTGGTTCCGCTGGAACGGCAACGTGGTTGCGCAGGCCGCGCAACTCGAAGCGGCCGATGCGCCCGGCACGGCGCCGGCCGACGACAGCCTGCGCGATCGCCAGCTGCGCCTGATGCGCACCCTCGCCGACGACAAGGCGCAGCGCGATGCCGCGCGCGAACAGGACGAAACCTGGCGCCGCGCGGATCCGTCGCGAGCGCCGGCGCCGCTCTACCTCGGCAAGGACGTCGACATCGTCGATTCCTCGCTTTCACCCGACGGCCGCTGGCTGCTCGCGGTGACGACGGAAAAGGGCGCGGATGCGGGCAAGGCCGGCCAGCTGCAGAAGTTCGTCACCGAATCCGGGTACGAGGAACAGGAAGAGGAACGCACCCGCGTCGGCCGCAACGATCCGCTGCCGCAGAAACTGTGGCTGGTGGATGTCGCCAGCGGCAAGGTCAGCGAATTGAAGTTCGATCCGCTGCCGGGCATCGCCGCCGATCCGCTCGCCGCGCTGCGCAAGGCCGCGGGCAAGGATGCGTTGAAGGGCAATCGCCCGCTGCAGGTGACGACCAGCGGCGACAACGGCGACGCGCCCTCGATCCGCTGGAGCGGCGATTCGCGCAACGTCGCGGTGATGCTGCGCGCGATCGACAACAAGGACCGCTGGATCGCCTCGGTCGATTTCGCCGACGCGAAGCTGCAGCCGCGCCACCGCCTGCACGACGATGCGTGGATCAACTGGGAATTCAACGAATTCGGCTGGCTGCCCGACGGCCGCACGCTGTGGTACCTGAGCGAGGAAAGCGGCTTCTCGCACCTGTACACGCTCGCGGGTTCGAGTCGCACGCAACTCACCGACGGCAAGTGGGAAACCTCGCAGGTCGCGGTGTCGCGCGACGGCAAGGGTTTCTACTTCCTCTGCAACCGCGATCGTCCCATCGATTACGAAGTCTGCAACGTGCCGGCCACCGGCGGCGCGGTGCGCGAAGTCACCAGCTACGACGGCGTCGAGAACTTCGTGCAGTCGCCCGATGGCTCGAAGCTGCTGGTGCGGCATTCGTCCGCGTATTTGCCGCCGCAACTGGCGGTGGTGGATGCCGGCGGCGGCAACGCGCGCGAGCTCACCGACACCCGCAGCGCCGCGTTCAAGGCGATCGACTGGATCCAGCCCGAATCGGTGCAGGTGCCGTCCAAGCACGGCGCGGGCGCGATCTGGGGCAAGTACTACGGCCCGGCGAATCCGGAACCGGGCAGGAAATACCCGATCGTGATGTTCGTGCACGGCGCCGGTTACCTGCAGAACGCGGAACTGCGCTGGCCGGATTATTTCCGCGAGCAGATGTTCCACAACCTGCTGGTGCAGCAGGGCTTCGTCGTGCTCGACCTCGACTACCGCGCGAGCGAGGGCTACGGCCGCGACTGGCGCACTGCGATCTACCGCTGGATGGGCAAGCCCGAACTCGAGGATTACCTCGACGGCCTCGACTGGGCGGTGGCGAACAGGCAGGCCGACCGCGACCGCGCCGGCATCTACGGCGGCAGCTACGGCGGCTTCATGACCTTCGTCGCGCTGTTCAAGGCGCCGGGCGTGTTCAAGGCCGGTGCCGCGCTGCGCCCGGTCAGCGATTGGACCCAGTACAACCACGAATACACCTCGAACATCCTCAACACGCCGGACCTCGATCCCGAGGCCTACAAGCGTTCCTCGCCGATCGAATACGCCGACGGCCTCCGGGACCGGCTGCTGATCGCGCACGGCATGATCGACGACAACGTGCTGTTCAAGGATTCGGTCGACATGACCCAGAAACTGATCGAGCTGCGCAAGGACAACTGGAGCATCGCGCCCTATCCGATGGAACGGCACGGCTTCGTCCACCCCGACGCCTGGTACGACGAATACCGCCGCATCGACGAACTGTTCCTGGATACGCTGAAGCCGTGA
- a CDS encoding cytochrome ubiquinol oxidase subunit I has translation MDALLLSRIQFGFVISFHILFPAFTIGLAHWLAFIEWRWLKTRDDLWRDLYFFWLKVFAVSFGMGVVSGIVMSFQFGTNWAVLSEKAGNILGPLLSYEVLTAFFLEAGFLGVMLFGWKRVSDRLHFFATCMVALGTLISTFWIISANSWMQTPQGFTIDAQGVLQPADWWAIVFNPSFPYRLAHMVLAAFITTCFVIGGVSAWYLRRGVHVEAGKRMLVHAMAFAAIAVPLQIVAGDLHGLNVREHQPVKLAAMEAHWHSEGEGKGVPLVLFAVPNEREERNDYEIAIPQLGSLVLTHTLRGEIQPLTAVPRSERPPVKPVFYAFRVMVGLGVLMLLLAFASLWAWKRKTLFESKILLDGWRWLSPAGFVALLAGWYVVEIGRQPYTVYGVLRTADSVSPNIQAAAVLSSLLVYAAVYFFIFGFGIWYLRKLLLIGPVKQPPKHLDGGEKTPARPLSLPDEPVEGG, from the coding sequence GTGGATGCACTCCTGCTGTCGCGGATCCAGTTCGGGTTCGTGATCTCGTTCCACATCCTGTTCCCGGCCTTCACGATCGGCCTCGCGCACTGGCTGGCCTTCATCGAATGGCGCTGGCTGAAAACGCGCGACGACCTCTGGCGCGACCTGTATTTCTTCTGGCTGAAGGTCTTCGCCGTGTCGTTCGGCATGGGCGTGGTCAGCGGCATCGTGATGAGCTTCCAGTTCGGCACCAACTGGGCGGTGCTCAGCGAGAAGGCCGGCAACATCCTCGGCCCGTTGCTCAGCTACGAGGTGCTGACCGCGTTCTTCCTCGAAGCCGGCTTCCTCGGCGTGATGCTGTTCGGCTGGAAGCGCGTATCCGACCGCCTGCATTTCTTCGCGACCTGCATGGTCGCGCTCGGTACGCTGATCTCGACGTTCTGGATCATCTCCGCCAACAGCTGGATGCAGACGCCGCAGGGTTTCACCATCGATGCGCAGGGCGTGCTGCAACCCGCCGACTGGTGGGCGATCGTGTTCAACCCCTCGTTCCCGTACCGGCTGGCGCACATGGTGCTGGCCGCGTTCATCACCACCTGCTTCGTGATCGGCGGCGTCAGCGCCTGGTACCTGCGCCGCGGCGTGCACGTCGAGGCCGGCAAGCGGATGCTGGTGCACGCGATGGCGTTCGCCGCGATCGCGGTGCCGCTGCAGATCGTTGCCGGCGACCTGCACGGCCTGAACGTGCGCGAACACCAGCCGGTGAAGCTGGCGGCGATGGAAGCGCACTGGCACAGCGAGGGCGAGGGCAAGGGCGTGCCGCTGGTGCTGTTCGCGGTGCCGAACGAACGCGAGGAACGCAACGATTACGAAATCGCGATCCCGCAACTCGGCAGCCTGGTCCTCACCCACACGCTGCGCGGCGAGATCCAGCCGCTGACCGCGGTGCCGCGCAGCGAACGCCCGCCGGTGAAGCCGGTGTTCTATGCATTCCGGGTGATGGTCGGGCTCGGCGTATTGATGCTGCTGCTTGCGTTCGCTTCGCTGTGGGCGTGGAAGCGCAAGACCTTGTTCGAATCGAAAATCCTGCTCGATGGCTGGCGCTGGCTGAGCCCGGCCGGATTCGTCGCGCTGCTCGCGGGCTGGTACGTGGTCGAGATCGGGCGCCAGCCCTACACGGTCTACGGCGTGCTGCGCACCGCCGATTCGGTCAGCCCCAACATTCAGGCCGCGGCGGTGCTGTCGTCGCTGCTCGTGTATGCCGCGGTTTATTTCTTCATCTTCGGCTTCGGCATCTGGTACCTGCGCAAGCTGCTGCTGATCGGGCCGGTGAAGCAGCCGCCCAAGCACCTCGACGGCGGCGAAAAGACCCCGGCGCGGCCCTTGTCGCTGCCGGATGAACCGGTGGAGGGCGGCTGA